A stretch of Henckelia pumila isolate YLH828 chromosome 4, ASM3356847v2, whole genome shotgun sequence DNA encodes these proteins:
- the LOC140865195 gene encoding uncharacterized protein → MLILICSSMLVVFSLAFFFKFLKADGDFTLMSRKKAKREEIEDKVVWITGASRGIGEVLARQLASFGAKLIISARNEVELERVKKNLTGKYAPDEVMILPLDLSQGEEHLRAAVQKAESCFGGAGVDYMFHNAAYERPKTTALDVTEESLKATFDVNVLGPISLTGLLTPHMLKRGSGHFVVMSSAAGKAPAPGQAVYSASKFAMNGYFHTLRSELCKRGIKVTVVHPGPVKTSTSEKSSSEKRVSSERCAELTIIAATHGLKEAWISYQPVLAVMYIMQYMPTVGYWLMDKIGAKRVETAAQKGNTYSINLLFGKTKSQ, encoded by the exons ATGCTGATCCTGATATGTTCTTCAATGCTCGTCGTGTTTTCCCTTGCAttcttcttcaaattcctgAAGGCGGATG GGGATTTTACTTTGATGTCAAGGAAGAAGGCGAAGCGCGAAGAGATTGAGGACAAG GTTGTGTGGATTACAGGAGCCAGCCGCGGAATTG GGGAAGTGCTTGCTAGACAACTTGCTAGCTTTGGAGCAAAGCTTATCATATCTGCTCGAAATGAAGTGGAATTGGAGCGAGTGAAGAAAAATTTGACTG GAAAATATGCACCAGATGAGGTAATGATATTACCTTTGGATTTGTCTCAAGGCGAAGAACATCTGAGAGCGGCTGTACAGAAAGCAGAATCTTGTTTTGGTGGTGCTGGTGTGGATTACATGTTCCACAATGCAGCATATGAACGCCCT AAAACAACGGCATTGGATGTGACAGAAGAAAGTCTCAAG GCTACATTTGATGTCAATGTACTGGGGCCAATATCTCTAACAGGACTCTTGACACCTCACATGTTGAAGCGGGGCAGTGGCCATTTTGTAGTG ATGAGCAGTGCTGCAGGAAAGGCGCCTGCTCCTGGACAGGCTGTGTACTCTGCTTCCAAATTTGCTATGAATGGGTACTTTCATACACTGCGATCTGAG CTTTGTAAGAGAGGAATCAAGGTGACTGTCGTTCATCCTGGGCCTGTGAAGACAAGTACCTCAGAGAAGAGTTCTTCTGAG AAACGAGTGTCATCAGAGAGGTGTGCAGAGCTCACAATAATCGCTGCAACTCATGGTCTGAAGGAAGCTTGGATTTCATATCAG CCTGTGCTTGCTGTCATGTACATAATGCAGTATATGCCGACAGTTGGATACTGGCTCATGGATAAG ATTGGTGCAAAGCGCGTAGAAACTGCGGCACAGAAGGGGAACACATATTCGATAAATTTGCTTTTCGGGAAGACCAAGTCACAGTGA
- the LOC140867217 gene encoding large ribosomal subunit protein eL38z/eL38y-like has translation MPKQIHEIKDFLLTARRKDARSVKIKRSKDAVKFKVRCSKYLYTLCVFDTEKADKLKQSLPPGLTVQEL, from the exons ATG CCTAAGCAAATTCATGAGATCAAGGATTTCCTTCTTACTGCGAGAAGGAAGGACGCACGTTCTGTGAAAATTAAGAGGAGCAAGGATGCAGTGAAGTTTAAGGTTCGTTGCTCGAAGTACCTTTACACACTTTGTGTGTTCGACACTGAGAAGGCCGACAAGTTGAAGCAATCCCTCCCACCAG GTTTGACTGTACAAGAACTGTAG
- the LOC140863402 gene encoding phospholipase A(1) LCAT3, which yields MLRDLCCCGSSDTDDTVDRDPVLLVSGIGGSILHSKRKKFGFETRVWVRIMLADLEFKKKAWSVYNSETGYTESLDNATEIIVPQDDYGLYAIDILDPSLFVKCLHLTDVYHFHDMIDMLVGCGYKKGTTLFGYGYDFRQSNRIGKLIDGLKEKLEAAYKASGGRKVNIISHSMGGLLVSCFISLNSDTFSKYVNKWITIATPFQGAPGCINDSLLTGLQFVEGFESFFFVSRWSMHQLLVECPSIYEMLPNPDFNWKKQPEIQVWRKQSKDGETSVGKESYGCNECVTIFEEALRNNELNYDGKTIALPFNFKILEWATGTRKVLNETQLPQGVSFYNVYGTSNDTPFDVCYGSESSPISEVSEICHTMPEYSYTDGDGTVPAESAMADSFDAVERVGVAASHRGLLTNKKVFQLIQNWLGVSSEVKVKHSKTSKVMDVCLNQPQEEIRALSI from the exons ATGCTTCGGGACTTGTGCTGTTGTGGGAGCTCCGACACAGACGATACCGTTGATCGTGACCCGGTTCTGTTGGTGTCGGGTATCGGTGGCTCGATCCTCCATTCCAAGAGGAAGAAATTCGGGTTTGAGACCCGGGTTTGGGTTCGGATAATGTTGGCTGACTTGGAgttcaagaagaaggcttgGTCCGTTTACAACTCAGAAACAG GGTATACGGAGTCGTTGGATAATGCTACGGAGATAATTGTGCCGCAAGATGATTATGGGCTCTACGCCATTGATATTTTGGACCCTTCTTTA TTCGTCAAGTGCCTACATTTGACCGATGTGTACCATTTCCACGATATGATTGACATGCTTGTTGGATGTGGGTATAAGAAAGGAACAACATTGTTTGGATATGGTTATGATTTTCGGCAAAGCAATAG GATTGGCAAGTTAATCGATGGCCTAAAAGAAAAATTGGAGGCTGCATATAAGGCTTCTGGGGGAAGGAAAGTCAATATAATTTCTCACTCAATGGGCGGACTGCTGGTGTCATGTTTCATCTCTCTTAATAGTGAT ACTTTCTCCAAATATGTAAACAAGTGGATTACCATTGCCACTCCCTTCCAAG GTGCACCAGGATGCATCAATGATTCTCTGCTTACAGGATTGCAGTTCGTTGAAGGATTTGAAAGCTTCTTTTTTGTGTCGAGATGGTCAATGCATCAACTG TTGGTAGAGTGTCCATCCATTTATGAGATGCTGCCAAACCCTGATTTTAATTGGAAAAAACAACCTGAAATTCAAGTCTGGCGAAAGCAATCCAaggatggagaaacttctgttGGAAAGGAATCCTATGGCTGTAATGAATGTGTGACTATTTTTGAAGAAGCATTAAGAAACAACGAG CTAAATTATGATGGTAAAACAATTGCTCTCCCTTTCAACTTCAAGATTTTAGAGTGGGCTACTGGTACCCGGAAGGTTCTCAATGAAACTCAACTTCCCCAAGGAGTTTCCTTCTACAACGTCTACGGAACATCTAACGACACACCTTTTGATGTTTG CTATGGTTCAGAAAGTTCTCCCATAAGTGAAGTATCTGAAATATGCCACACAATG CCTGAGTACTCCTACACAGATGGTGATGGAACTGTCCCGGCTGAATCAGCAATG GCTGATAGCTTTGATGCAGTGGAAAGAGTGGGAGTCGCTGCTAGTCATCGAGGATTGTTAACCAATAAGAAAGTGTTTCAGCTTATACAGAACTGGTTAGGCGTCTCCTCTGAGGTTAAAGTGAAGCATTCAAAAACTTCTAAAGTAATGGATGTGTGTTTGAATCAACCTCAAGAGGAAATAAGAGCACTCTCTATTTGA
- the LOC140865576 gene encoding ycf20-like protein, with amino-acid sequence MDVLMLQSLTFIEKERPERSYEFLRHYHGIQDCLYALNLSRQTSKLDIPYRNSSSSSRRSLKIAFALNTDGFTTDNNQGNLDGDNSVLGGTRLGRIVSAGGRQLLSKLNSARKNFPMKVFLLLLGFYMANALATILGQTGDWDVLVAGFVVAAIEGIGMLMYRRKPLPTERLQSLVVMVNYWKAGVCLGLFVDAFKLGS; translated from the exons ATGGATGTTTTAATGTTGCAGTCTCTGACCTTCATAGAGAAGGAACGTCCCGAAAGATCATACGAGTTTCTTAGACATTATCATGGTATCCAAGATTGTCTGTATGCGCTGAATTTATCTAGACAAACTTCAAAGCTTGATATTCCTTATAGAAACAG TTCTTCATCAAGTAGGCGCAGCTTAAAAATAGCATTTGCTTTAAATACCGATGGATTTACCACTGATAACAACCAAGGTAACCTCGATGGAGACAACAGTGTTCTTGGTGGAACACGTTTGGGCAGGATAGTCAGTGCTGGCGGCAGGCAGCTATTGAGCAAGTTAAACTCCGCTCGGAAGAATTTTCCCATGAAGGTGTTTCTTCTGCTTCTGGGTTTTTACATGGCTAACGCCCTTGCTACTATTCTTGGTCAGACTGGTGACTGGGACGTACTGGTAGCAGGATTTGTTGTCGCTGCCATCGAAGGTATTGGCATGCTAATGTACAGAAGAAAGCCCCTCCCTACCGAAAGATTGCAGTCGTTGGTGGTGATGGTAAACTATTGGAAAGCCGGCGTTTGCCTAGGCTTATTTGTCGATGCTTTTAAGTTAGGTAGTTGA